A window of bacterium contains these coding sequences:
- a CDS encoding STAS domain-containing protein, translating into MKINEKAQGDVMVLNLSGKIMGGDDHDMFHTEIKTLISEGYVDVVLNMSKVNWINSTGLGVLVSGFHTLKKNGGIMKICDVSSRIDNILNVTQLKLVFETYETVDEALASFGQ; encoded by the coding sequence TTGAAGATCAACGAGAAGGCCCAGGGCGATGTCATGGTCCTGAACCTGTCCGGCAAGATCATGGGCGGCGACGATCACGACATGTTCCATACGGAGATCAAGACGCTCATCAGCGAGGGCTATGTGGACGTCGTGCTGAACATGTCCAAGGTGAACTGGATCAACTCCACGGGTCTGGGCGTGCTGGTGTCGGGCTTCCACACGCTGAAGAAGAACGGCGGCATCATGAAGATCTGCGACGTCAGCAGCCGCATCGACAACATCCTGAACGTGACGCAGCTCAAGCTGGTGTTCGAGACCTACGAGACCGTGGATGAGGCGCTGGCCTCGTTCGGACAATAG